The following is a genomic window from Flavobacterium sp..
TCCAATTGGAACCATTTTAATTTGTTTGCTTCCGTTGAACGAAATATCAAAATTGAATTGAGTGTTGTTTTGTAATGATTGAAAATCAAAATAGTTGGTTTCTAAACTTTCAACACTATCGTTTACTGTATTGGCTACCGATTCAAAAGTTAATTGTTGCTTTCCAATTTTCATTTTTACTTCGTCTTTCAGGCTTTTTAAGTTGGAAGTTCGAATCATAATTTTGGCACGGTTCCAATAAATATTCTCGGCAGGAATTCCTTTGGAAGCAAAATTTGGCGTGCTGTATTTTCCATCAAATTGCATTTTGGTTGTAAACACATTTGATTTGTAAATGCTTCTTTCCAAAGGTTTTACCATGGTTACTTCCGATTTATTATTTAATTCTTCTGGAAAGAAATAAGCGTAGTTGTTGGCACCCGTCATTGGGTCTTTGTAAGGTACTTTTAAAATGGGACCATAAAAATAGACCGAACTTCCCCATTTAGAAGTGGTTTCGGTAATGACTTCTTTTTGACGTTGGCTTCTCTCTACAATTAATTCTTGAACTAAGGCTAAAGGAATTAATAAGACTAAAGTTAAAATTCCTACCATGATCATTTTTGCGGTAGCGGTTTGAAAGAACGATACTTTTGGTTCTTGTTGCATTTGTGTTTCCATGATTTTTGATTTAAAAAGGTGAGGTTATTAATACATTATTATGGCTAAATAGATAATTGCAATTGGAATATTGGCTATAAGAATTAAGACTTTTCTTGAAATTTGTTTTTTTTCATTTGGATTTTCTATCCAGTCAAAAAGTAGAATTATTAACATAAATAAGTTACTAATCAGTGCTATAATTACAAACATAAATCCAAGAATTAAAAATATTAGTTTATCATCAGCAACAAAATAGCCTATGAAAAGGGTGGTTCCCATAAGAAAAGATAGAATGGCCATTTTTATTGAAAAGGGTAGTTTTAAAATCTTATTTTCCATTATTCATTTGTTTTTATATTAAAGCTTTGTTGAATAGTTATTAGAGGAACCGAGAGCATGTTCAAAAAATCCAATCCATAAAATTGATGTGCTGTTTTTCCTTTTTGATATTGCCTTATGAAATACCTAAATCGGGTAGGATAGAAGAGCGTTCCCGAAAGAATTACCATTAGTAAATACAAGCTTCGTTTTCCGTTTCCTAATAGATAATACTGCATTCCTATTTCTTCCTCCACTGAGATTCCGGTATTGGTTAACACGTGAATGACATCGTGGTCTTCTAATTTGGGTTGGATTTCAAAATTGTATTTCAATAAAAAACAACCTAAATGATACCCTAAACTGTCAGTAGGAAGTTGAATTAGTTTTGATAGGTTTATATCCCAAGCTTTTCCTTTTTTGATAAACTTTTGATACGGTTTCTTACTGAGTTCGTACATTTTTTCGATGAATAAATCTTTCATAATTAGTATTTAAAAGTACTTTGAATTTCAAAGTAAATAGATAAAAAAATAGGTTTAACTTTTCTTAATTAATTTTTCAAGCGCTTCAATATGTGAAGTAAAGGCGATTCTGCCTTCTTTTGTGGCACTGTATTTTGTGTTGGGTTTTTTACCAATAAACTGCTTTTCAATTTGAATATAATTTTCTAATTCTAATGCTTTGGTGTGCGAAGCTAAGTTGCCATCGGTTACACCTAAAAGTTCCTTTAGCATATTAAAATCGGCACTTTCATTCACCATCAATACCGACATAATCCCCAAACGAATTCGGTGATCAAAGGCCTTGTTGATATTTTGGATGATGTTGAGCATTTTTAAGAGTTTAAAAGGTTAAAAGTTGTTGAAAATAGTTTCAACCATTTCAGATTCATATAATTGAGAAGGAGCAACTACAGCTTCATTATATGGAATTTTATTACCATATCTTTCCTTCATAATATTTTTTACAATTGGACTATTAAGATTAAAATCTTTTAGTTTTTTTGTTTTACACAATTCTATATTAGCTCCATATTTGTATATTTTCCATACTAATTCAGAACAATAAATTTTTTCATCACTCCATTCAAAATATAAATCATAGTCTTTGTTGTTGAGTGATTTTCCGTAATCTTTCATTTTTGCTACTACTTCTTTTGTTAGAATTTTATTAGCGTTTTTGATTCTTTGAACTACATATTTTGACTCTTTTCCATGTGATATCCAATCTTCTAATAAGGTCATTTTAACTGGTTGGACAGCTTCATATACGTATGTTTTGCCATTTTCAATGAATATTATTCCGCAATGAGAAAATTTGGAATTGGTTGCAATTTTAACGGCTTCACATTGTTTTGATTGTGATGATTGAAAAATGATATCGCCATTTTGATAAGACACACTTTTGTTTTCAATATTTTTGCAATTGAATGAAGTAAAAATTAAGCCTATAAAAAGTGATACTATAAACTTTTTCATATTACTTTCTCTCGTATTTAAAATACATTAAACTTCCATATAAAATGTGGCAACCTCCAAAACCTAATGCCCAAAATAATAAGCCATAGCCTAAGAACCAAGTTGATAATAATCCCAACGCAATCATTGTAATTCCTAAATAACGAACATCTCCTAATGTATATTTGCTAGCATTTACACAAGCTAAACCATAAAATATTAAGGTGAGGGGAGCGATTAATTGAAATATGTTTTTTTCGATTAAAAAGATAATCAAAAAGCCACCCGTTGCTAAGGGAATCATGAAATTGATAACCAGTCGTTTTGAAGCCGTATTCCAAACATTTTCATTGCTTTTTCTTGCTTTACTGATACTTAGAACGATACCCGTTACAATCGACAATACTAATACTGAAGTTGCTATAACTAATAATCGAATTACAGCTGCCTCCGAAATAATTAAATCACGATAAGCGCCCATAGTGGAAGTGTCAAAGTAAATTGTTTTATAGGCTAACCAAGCACCCACCAAAGCATACACCCCAGCCAAAATTCCTGATAAACCACTCAAAGAAATAAAACGTGATGATTTGTTCATCAAATTTTTAATTTCACTAATGTCATTTAGATATTTTTCGTTTTTCATTTTAAAGTACTTTGAATTACAAAGTAAATAATAAAAAATTTGTTGACCAAACATTTTTTGAATTATTTTTGAAGAAATAAATAACTATGAAACCCACAGAAGAATTTATTCTCCGCCAACCACAACCTTATCAAGCTATGATATTGCATGTATTAGCAGTAGTAGAGCAGGAGTTGCCTCAATCGGAATTGCTTTTTAAATGGGGTATTCCGTATGTGTATTTTAAGAACAAACCTTTTTGTTATTTCGCTCCTAATCACAAAAAAGGATTTTTGGATGTTGGTTTTGCCAAAGGATTTGAACTGAAAAGAAATCAAGAAGTCTTGGTAGATGAAAAAAGAAACACAGTGAAATCACTTCGTTATTTTTCAATTGAAACAATAGATCATACCCTTCTAA
Proteins encoded in this region:
- the creD gene encoding cell envelope integrity protein CreD; this encodes METQMQQEPKVSFFQTATAKMIMVGILTLVLLIPLALVQELIVERSQRQKEVITETTSKWGSSVYFYGPILKVPYKDPMTGANNYAYFFPEELNNKSEVTMVKPLERSIYKSNVFTTKMQFDGKYSTPNFASKGIPAENIYWNRAKIMIRTSNLKSLKDEVKMKIGKQQLTFESVANTVNDSVESLETNYFDFQSLQNNTQFNFDISFNGSKQIKMVPIGKTTDAKITSNWNSPNFNGNFSPVSREITDKGFAANWKILHFNRPFAQQYFDVLPELGKYAFAVDFITPVDEYQQNERASKYGFLVIGLTFLIFFLIQSISKINIHIFQYSMIGIALIMFYTLLISITEHSSFSFAYLVAGASVIIMISLYSISILKDRKFPTFIGISLSVLYTFIYVIIQLEDYALLVGSIGLFLILAAVMYFSRKIEWNR
- a CDS encoding winged helix-turn-helix domain-containing protein; the encoded protein is MLNIIQNINKAFDHRIRLGIMSVLMVNESADFNMLKELLGVTDGNLASHTKALELENYIQIEKQFIGKKPNTKYSATKEGRIAFTSHIEALEKLIKKS
- a CDS encoding DUF1801 domain-containing protein, coding for MKPTEEFILRQPQPYQAMILHVLAVVEQELPQSELLFKWGIPYVYFKNKPFCYFAPNHKKGFLDVGFAKGFELKRNQEVLVDEKRNTVKSLRYFSIETIDHTLLIDVISEAKLRY
- a CDS encoding YiiX family permuted papain-like enzyme, producing MKKFIVSLFIGLIFTSFNCKNIENKSVSYQNGDIIFQSSQSKQCEAVKIATNSKFSHCGIIFIENGKTYVYEAVQPVKMTLLEDWISHGKESKYVVQRIKNANKILTKEVVAKMKDYGKSLNNKDYDLYFEWSDEKIYCSELVWKIYKYGANIELCKTKKLKDFNLNSPIVKNIMKERYGNKIPYNEAVVAPSQLYESEMVETIFNNF